A DNA window from Vagococcus penaei contains the following coding sequences:
- the prmC gene encoding peptide chain release factor N(5)-glutamine methyltransferase, which yields MDKVEGQTYIEVLKWASSFLKAQNEEAYLAEYLLLERLGWNKTQLLMSFKKDMPADVKKQFELDLHDVLMGKPAQYVIGSTEFYGQRFTVTQDTLIPRPETEELVELCLTDNEDSLQTVVDIGTGSGIIGITLKKHRPKWVVTASDISPAALEVAQSNAQQQNVKLNFLLSDVLDDYVGAPIDILVSNPPYIAETEKDVMDESVKRYEPKLALYAADNGLALYKKIALQAKAHLASSGHIYLEIGYRQGETVKTIFQEAFPNKEVTILKDLNQQERMIRVR from the coding sequence ATGGATAAAGTTGAAGGCCAAACTTATATAGAAGTCCTGAAATGGGCTTCTTCTTTTTTAAAAGCACAAAATGAAGAAGCGTACCTAGCTGAGTATTTATTATTAGAACGTCTAGGTTGGAATAAGACACAACTTTTGATGTCTTTTAAAAAGGATATGCCAGCCGACGTGAAAAAGCAATTTGAGCTAGATTTACACGATGTTTTAATGGGGAAACCAGCTCAGTATGTGATTGGATCAACGGAATTCTATGGTCAACGCTTTACTGTGACACAAGACACTTTGATACCACGCCCAGAAACAGAAGAATTGGTCGAACTTTGTTTAACTGACAATGAAGACTCACTTCAGACGGTTGTCGACATTGGTACTGGGTCGGGTATTATTGGTATTACACTAAAAAAACACCGTCCGAAATGGGTGGTGACTGCGAGTGATATCTCACCAGCAGCCTTAGAAGTTGCTCAAAGTAATGCTCAGCAACAGAACGTTAAGCTCAACTTTTTATTAAGCGATGTGTTAGACGACTATGTTGGTGCGCCAATTGATATCTTAGTATCTAATCCACCTTATATTGCAGAAACAGAGAAAGACGTTATGGATGAAAGTGTCAAACGCTACGAACCAAAATTAGCTTTATATGCTGCAGATAATGGCTTAGCTTTATATAAAAAAATTGCGCTTCAAGCAAAAGCCCATTTGGCTTCTAGTGGACACATTTATCTTGAGATTGGCTATCGTCAAGGTGAGACTGTCAAAACTATTTTTCAAGAAGCTTTTCCAAACAAAGAGGTAACTATACTAAAAGACTTAAATCAACAAGAACGCATGATTCGAGTTAGATAA
- a CDS encoding L-threonylcarbamoyladenylate synthase — translation MQTKILQEKEIQQAVQAIREGGLIAFPTETVYGLGADATNPEAVKAVYAAKGRPSDNPLIVHISDEKELLPFVKPISPKAQQLMDYFWPGPLTLIFELKESDSLPSVVTGGLNTVAFRMPDKAITRELIKQSGCVLVGPSANSSGKPSPTLASHVYDDLSGKITGIVDGGACTVGIESTVLDISNETGLPEILRPGAITQEELELVIGPVIVDGHLVDSNEVPKAPGMKYKHYSPDTPVIMMPSDTLSSWQTASREYLSVGKRVGILANEMILSQLMKDKDDHLVTYSLATKRDVTQAMTHLFAGLRHLDHVTPKLDVILAECYPEIGQGVGYMNRLKKASGGHIYLEKK, via the coding sequence ATGCAAACAAAAATATTACAAGAAAAAGAGATTCAACAAGCAGTACAGGCAATTCGAGAAGGAGGCTTAATTGCTTTTCCAACAGAAACTGTTTACGGATTAGGAGCAGATGCTACTAATCCAGAAGCAGTTAAAGCGGTATATGCTGCTAAAGGACGCCCGAGTGATAACCCTTTAATTGTTCATATTTCTGATGAAAAAGAGTTATTGCCATTCGTTAAACCTATTTCACCAAAAGCCCAACAATTAATGGATTATTTTTGGCCGGGACCTTTGACACTAATTTTTGAATTGAAAGAATCTGACAGTTTACCTTCAGTTGTGACTGGCGGCTTAAACACGGTTGCCTTTCGGATGCCGGATAAAGCCATTACCCGTGAATTGATAAAACAATCTGGTTGTGTATTAGTGGGTCCAAGTGCTAATTCTTCAGGTAAACCCAGTCCGACGTTAGCTAGTCATGTGTATGATGACTTATCTGGCAAAATAACCGGCATTGTTGATGGAGGAGCATGTACAGTTGGGATTGAGTCGACGGTTTTAGATATTTCTAATGAAACTGGCTTACCAGAAATTTTACGTCCAGGTGCTATCACACAGGAAGAGTTAGAGTTGGTCATTGGTCCAGTTATCGTAGACGGGCATCTAGTGGATTCAAATGAGGTACCCAAAGCACCAGGCATGAAGTACAAACACTATTCACCTGACACTCCCGTTATTATGATGCCATCAGATACTTTATCAAGTTGGCAAACCGCTAGTCGTGAATACCTTAGTGTGGGTAAACGCGTGGGAATTCTCGCTAATGAGATGATTCTCTCACAGCTTATGAAAGATAAAGATGACCACTTAGTTACCTACTCATTAGCTACTAAGCGAGATGTGACACAAGCAATGACGCATTTATTTGCCGGCTTGCGTCATTTAGACCACGTTACTCCAAAACTAGATGTTATTTTAGCTGAATGTTATCCAGAAATTGGTCAAGGGGTGGGCTATATGAATCGCTTGAAAAAAGCGTCTGGTGGTCACATTTATTTAGAGAAAAAATAA
- the glyA gene encoding serine hydroxymethyltransferase produces the protein MSYRDEDLVLWEAIDHEKNRQENNIELIASENFVSEGVMKAQGSVLTNKYAEGYPGRRYYGGCEFVDVVEQLAIDRACEIFGAKHANVQPHSGSQANTAAYMALLEPGDMILGMDLTSGGHLTHGSPVNFSGKTYEFISYGVDPVTEVIDYDVVEILARKHRPKLIVAGASAYSREIDFKRFKEIADSVDAKLLVDMAHIAGLIASGLHQNPVPYADVVTSTTHKTLRGPRGGLILTNDDALAKKINSAIFPGIQGGPLEHVIAGKAIAFKEALQPAFKEYSKQVIANAKIMARVFNQAEETRLISGDTDNHLLLVDVSGFGMTGKEAEALLDAVAITVNKNTIPFESLSPFQTSGIRIGTPAITTRGFKEEDAEKVALLIIETLKNKENPDALVKIKEEVSELVKKHPLYV, from the coding sequence ATGAGTTATCGTGATGAGGATTTAGTGTTGTGGGAAGCGATTGATCATGAAAAAAATCGCCAAGAGAATAATATTGAGTTGATTGCTTCAGAAAACTTTGTATCTGAAGGTGTAATGAAAGCTCAAGGGAGCGTTCTGACAAATAAATATGCTGAAGGTTATCCAGGTCGTCGCTATTATGGTGGTTGCGAATTTGTTGATGTTGTTGAACAATTAGCCATTGATCGTGCCTGTGAGATTTTCGGAGCTAAGCATGCAAACGTGCAACCGCATTCTGGATCACAAGCAAATACGGCTGCTTATATGGCGCTGTTAGAGCCAGGTGACATGATTTTAGGTATGGATTTGACGTCTGGTGGTCATTTAACACACGGGTCTCCAGTTAACTTTAGTGGTAAAACTTATGAGTTTATTTCTTACGGTGTAGATCCAGTGACTGAGGTAATCGATTATGATGTGGTTGAAATTTTAGCTAGAAAACATCGCCCAAAATTGATTGTGGCCGGTGCCAGTGCTTATTCTCGTGAAATTGATTTTAAACGTTTTAAAGAGATTGCTGACAGTGTTGATGCTAAATTGCTGGTTGATATGGCACATATTGCTGGTTTAATAGCAAGTGGTTTACATCAAAATCCAGTTCCATATGCGGATGTTGTGACATCAACAACGCACAAAACACTACGTGGTCCACGAGGTGGCTTAATTTTAACGAATGATGACGCTCTAGCGAAAAAAATTAATAGTGCGATTTTCCCTGGTATTCAAGGTGGGCCATTAGAGCACGTTATTGCTGGAAAAGCAATCGCCTTTAAGGAAGCATTACAACCAGCATTTAAAGAGTATTCGAAGCAAGTAATTGCTAATGCTAAGATAATGGCACGCGTATTTAATCAAGCTGAGGAAACGCGTTTAATTAGTGGTGACACAGATAATCACTTGTTATTAGTTGATGTAAGTGGTTTTGGGATGACTGGTAAAGAAGCCGAAGCATTACTTGATGCTGTTGCAATTACAGTTAATAAAAATACAATTCCTTTTGAGAGCTTAAGTCCTTTCCAAACTAGCGGAATCCGTATTGGAACACCGGCTATTACGACACGTGGTTTTAAAGAAGAAGATGCTGAAAAAGTAGCTTTACTTATTATAGAGACATTGAAAAACAAAGAAAATCCAGATGCATTAGTTAAAATTAAAGAAGAAGTTAGTGAGTTAGTTAAAAAACATCCACTTTATGTATAA
- the upp gene encoding uracil phosphoribosyltransferase — translation MGKFQVIDHPLIQHKLTIIRDKNCGTKVFREVVDEIAMLMAYEVSRDMPLEDVEIETPICKSVQKTLTGKKVAIIPILRAGIGMVDGMLELIPAAKVGHVGLYRDHDTLEPVEYFVKLPADIAERQLLVVDPMLATGGSAIMAIDLLKKRGATNIKFVCLVAAPEGIKLLQEAHPDVDIYVAGLDEKLDENGYIVPGLGDAGDRLFGTK, via the coding sequence ATGGGAAAATTTCAAGTTATTGATCATCCATTGATCCAACACAAATTAACAATTATTAGAGATAAGAATTGTGGAACAAAAGTATTTCGAGAAGTTGTCGACGAAATTGCTATGTTAATGGCTTATGAAGTATCAAGAGACATGCCATTAGAGGATGTTGAAATTGAAACGCCAATTTGTAAGAGCGTTCAAAAAACTTTAACTGGTAAAAAAGTAGCGATTATCCCAATTTTACGTGCCGGAATTGGCATGGTGGATGGTATGTTAGAATTAATTCCAGCAGCTAAGGTAGGCCATGTAGGTCTTTACCGTGATCACGACACATTAGAGCCAGTTGAATATTTCGTTAAATTACCAGCTGATATTGCAGAACGTCAGTTATTGGTTGTGGACCCAATGTTGGCAACAGGTGGTTCAGCAATTATGGCAATTGATTTATTAAAAAAACGTGGTGCAACGAATATTAAATTTGTTTGTTTAGTAGCAGCCCCTGAAGGAATTAAACTTTTACAAGAAGCACATCCAGATGTTGATATTTATGTCGCTGGTCTAGATGAAAAATTAGATGAGAATGGTTACATTGTCCCTGGTTTAGGTGATGCTGGTGACCGTTTATTTGGAACAAAATAA
- a CDS encoding DnaD domain-containing protein, with amino-acid sequence MEHSMRQLLSYKDTVISNLVLDSYKKIGMTDEELVLFLQLLKYHQKGIDFPDLGEVSQCMGHSVEQLFRLIQSMIDKKYLAIQTTTNGNGQSEDHYDLLLIYDKLLLSLDQEQEETKEQEQEQQVAKLFQMFEKEFGRPLSPMELETINLWLAEDKYRVEMIELALREAVLNQAYSLKYIDRILLSWERKNITSKQQIQQEQKKRLAVVDNQTIHSDKEEKLPHIPMYNWLNPKESR; translated from the coding sequence ATGGAACACTCAATGCGTCAATTATTGAGTTACAAAGATACTGTTATATCAAATTTAGTTTTAGATTCTTATAAAAAGATTGGAATGACAGATGAAGAATTAGTTTTATTCTTACAATTACTTAAATACCATCAAAAGGGCATTGATTTTCCGGATTTAGGCGAAGTATCGCAATGCATGGGCCATAGTGTTGAGCAATTATTTCGTCTAATTCAAAGTATGATTGATAAAAAATATTTGGCGATTCAAACAACCACTAATGGGAATGGTCAGTCTGAAGACCATTATGATTTATTATTGATTTATGATAAATTACTACTTTCTCTTGATCAAGAACAAGAGGAAACCAAAGAACAAGAGCAAGAACAGCAAGTAGCTAAGCTTTTTCAGATGTTTGAAAAAGAATTTGGTCGTCCATTATCACCAATGGAATTAGAGACAATTAATTTATGGCTAGCTGAGGATAAATATCGGGTTGAGATGATTGAATTGGCTTTGCGTGAAGCTGTCTTAAATCAAGCGTATAGCCTTAAATATATTGATCGTATCTTACTCTCTTGGGAACGTAAAAACATTACTTCAAAACAACAAATTCAACAAGAACAAAAAAAACGTCTAGCAGTAGTTGATAATCAAACGATTCATTCGGATAAAGAAGAAAAATTACCACATATTCCAATGTATAATTGGTTAAATCCTAAAGAGAGTCGGTGA
- the nth gene encoding endonuclease III yields MLSKKRTMEALGRMRDMYPDAKGELNAETDFQYLVAVILSAQATDVSVNKATPELFSHYPTAHELAKAPLDDVMALIKTIGLYKTKAKNIIKTAQAIETEFDGVVPKTIKELMSLPGVGQKTANVVAGDLFNVPAIAVDTHVERVSKRLRICRQKDSVKEVEETLQKKIPSELWVTAHHTLILFGRYHCTARSPKCETCPLFDLCAEGPKILKQRLVKNKIKKKEEPSSI; encoded by the coding sequence TTGTTATCGAAAAAAAGAACGATGGAAGCTTTAGGCCGAATGCGGGATATGTATCCTGATGCTAAGGGAGAATTGAATGCTGAGACAGATTTTCAGTATCTTGTTGCAGTAATTTTGAGTGCACAAGCAACAGACGTTTCGGTTAATAAAGCGACACCAGAGTTATTTTCTCATTATCCAACTGCTCATGAACTTGCTAAAGCACCATTAGATGATGTCATGGCCTTAATTAAAACGATTGGGTTATACAAAACAAAAGCCAAAAACATTATTAAGACTGCCCAAGCGATTGAAACTGAGTTTGATGGAGTAGTGCCAAAAACGATTAAAGAATTGATGTCTCTGCCAGGTGTTGGTCAAAAAACGGCTAATGTTGTTGCAGGTGATTTATTTAATGTACCAGCAATAGCAGTAGATACTCATGTTGAACGTGTGAGTAAACGTTTACGTATTTGTAGACAAAAAGATTCGGTTAAAGAAGTAGAAGAAACTTTACAAAAAAAAATCCCATCAGAATTATGGGTGACGGCCCATCATACATTGATTTTGTTTGGCCGTTATCATTGCACGGCTCGTAGCCCAAAATGTGAGACTTGTCCCTTATTTGATTTATGTGCAGAAGGCCCTAAAATTTTAAAGCAAAGACTGGTTAAGAATAAAATTAAAAAGAAAGAGGAACCTTCATCAATATGA
- a CDS encoding PBP1A family penicillin-binding protein — protein MANNPTRKKKSKGTVLTAILTVILLFILIPTVIGVGVFGYYIKDTPKLDYKKLEDTVSSKFYDMNGKFFMELGEKKRETINPSEIPPQLKDAVLSVEDRRFEKHIGIDPVRILGAAVSNLKGNHTQGGSTLTQQLIKLSYFSTKKEDQTYKRKAQEAWLALKLEKTKSKDEILTYYINRVYMANGLYGMKTAADVYYNKPFNELTLPEYALLAGLPQAPNNYDPYVHKEAAKERRDLVLKQMLDNKKINDKQYQEAIAVPIDQGLQPLKNDESNLMMTENYIQEVIKDVEKKTKKNVYTDGLDIYTNIDMNAQSYLYNLVNNDESSINFPDEQFQTSATLIDAKNGFVRAEIGGRKIKERGGWNRATKTKRDIGSTAKPIVAYGPLIENESRGSGTVFVDEPYYYKGTNTPVYNYDKSYRGALTMRESLVDSRNIPALKALDEVGIDKASDFIKKAGLTNELHQSSAISLQASSEELAAAYVPFANGGVYYEPSYINKIVYQDGTEETFDPQGERAMKESTAFIVTDILKDVINRGTGTNAAIDGIIQAGKTGTSNYADKDLDKVNGTGSPDITFVGYTPKYSFAVWTGYDDYLNPIPIQDQQLATDIYRNFMTYLYQNITPTDWKQPDDIVRIGNEVYIKGHLNNAPAQSSYTYYTYEEKTVENLPEISKPSHNSQNSEPTKTSEVPDKPDEEVTESQPATEKPAESTPSEPEKPEKPDKNDEK, from the coding sequence ATGGCGAATAACCCAACTAGAAAGAAAAAATCTAAAGGAACTGTACTAACCGCTATATTGACAGTGATTTTATTATTTATCCTTATCCCAACTGTGATTGGTGTAGGAGTTTTTGGTTATTATATCAAAGATACACCGAAACTTGATTATAAAAAATTAGAGGATACTGTTTCTTCTAAATTTTATGATATGAATGGTAAATTCTTCATGGAACTTGGCGAGAAGAAACGTGAAACCATCAATCCTTCTGAGATTCCACCACAACTTAAAGACGCAGTCTTATCTGTCGAAGATCGACGATTCGAAAAACATATTGGAATTGATCCCGTCAGAATACTAGGTGCTGCAGTCTCAAATTTAAAGGGAAATCATACCCAAGGTGGGAGTACATTAACTCAGCAACTTATTAAACTGTCTTATTTTTCAACAAAGAAAGAGGACCAAACCTACAAACGTAAAGCCCAAGAAGCTTGGCTAGCTTTAAAGCTTGAGAAAACAAAATCAAAAGATGAAATTCTCACCTATTATATTAATAGAGTCTATATGGCAAATGGCTTATACGGTATGAAAACAGCTGCAGATGTTTATTACAACAAGCCTTTTAATGAGCTCACGTTACCTGAATATGCTCTCTTAGCTGGTTTGCCACAAGCCCCCAATAATTATGACCCGTATGTACATAAGGAAGCTGCAAAAGAACGCCGTGACTTGGTATTAAAACAGATGCTAGATAATAAAAAAATTAATGACAAACAATATCAAGAAGCAATCGCTGTTCCAATTGACCAAGGTTTACAACCGTTAAAAAATGATGAATCCAATCTAATGATGACTGAAAACTATATTCAAGAAGTGATTAAAGATGTCGAAAAGAAAACGAAGAAAAATGTTTATACAGATGGATTAGATATTTATACAAATATTGATATGAATGCTCAATCTTACCTTTATAATCTAGTTAATAATGATGAATCATCGATTAATTTTCCAGATGAACAATTTCAAACATCAGCTACCTTAATCGATGCTAAAAATGGCTTTGTTCGTGCTGAAATTGGCGGTCGAAAAATTAAAGAACGTGGTGGCTGGAATCGTGCAACAAAAACGAAACGTGATATAGGATCAACAGCAAAACCAATCGTCGCGTACGGTCCATTAATTGAAAATGAAAGTCGTGGATCGGGTACAGTATTTGTCGATGAACCTTATTACTATAAGGGAACAAACACTCCAGTCTATAACTATGATAAATCTTATCGGGGTGCATTAACAATGCGTGAGTCACTTGTTGATTCACGAAATATTCCAGCTTTAAAAGCTCTAGATGAAGTTGGAATAGACAAAGCATCGGACTTTATTAAAAAAGCTGGCTTAACTAATGAACTCCACCAAAGCTCTGCTATTTCACTTCAAGCCTCATCTGAAGAACTAGCTGCAGCCTATGTTCCATTTGCCAATGGTGGTGTCTACTATGAACCGTCTTATATCAATAAAATTGTATACCAAGATGGAACTGAAGAAACTTTTGATCCCCAAGGCGAACGAGCAATGAAAGAATCAACAGCGTTTATTGTTACTGACATCTTAAAAGATGTTATTAATCGTGGAACGGGTACTAATGCCGCAATTGATGGTATCATTCAAGCTGGGAAAACCGGGACATCAAATTATGCAGATAAAGACTTAGATAAAGTTAATGGGACAGGTAGTCCTGACATTACATTTGTTGGTTATACACCTAAATATTCTTTTGCAGTATGGACAGGATATGATGACTACCTAAATCCGATACCAATTCAAGACCAACAATTAGCCACAGATATTTATCGTAATTTTATGACCTATCTTTACCAGAACATCACCCCAACAGATTGGAAACAACCTGACGATATTGTTCGAATTGGAAATGAAGTATATATTAAAGGGCATTTAAACAATGCACCCGCGCAAAGTAGCTACACATACTATACTTATGAAGAAAAAACGGTCGAAAATCTACCAGAGATTTCAAAACCTAGTCATAATAGTCAAAATTCTGAACCTACGAAAACATCTGAAGTACCAGATAAACCTGATGAAGAAGTAACAGAAAGTCAACCAGCTACTGAAAAACCTGCTGAAAGTACCCCTTCAGAACCAGAAAAACCTGAAAAACCTGACAAAAATGATGAAAAATAA